A genomic segment from Montipora foliosa isolate CH-2021 chromosome 9, ASM3666993v2, whole genome shotgun sequence encodes:
- the LOC137969698 gene encoding fascin-2-like encodes MAPKTYTWTLGLMNDASSKYLTLETFGFKLNVDGVSLKKKQMWTLEQDEGSQICYFRSHLNRYLSADPKGNVKCEEEERGEETKFTVETQFSGKWAIKSVYGAYFGGTNDQLKCIAKPAGTELWCIQLAMHPQVNLKSSRRTRFAHLNTKTETLEATEIIPWGADAMITLEFDETQGKYAIVASNGKYLSNDGSLHEEAGKKSLFTIEFHEGELAFRTDKGTYLTAVGTGKIQAGKNTAVGRDELFTIQDSPPQVSFIGPKAGRRLSIHQGMDVGLERHGELTDTEIFQLEFDKTNNKVALLGSKGLYWALGDKGVTASVKEPGANSWFELEWHGKQVVFKAHTGNYITGKDNGQLIEGSDTIDEEKAYHIPEVVNRPMLVLRGEHGFVGVKPGTNRIESYRSKYDVFLVTCSEGKYKISTAAGKFWSTDDGNNIVLCDDESGAGEYSIELPKYNRMAIKAENGSYIQGHQNGSFAATGKEIGKASLWEY; translated from the exons ATGGCTCCCAAGACGTATACATGGACTCTTGGACTCATGAACGACGCCAGCAGTAAATACCTAACTCTTGAGACGTTCGGTTTCAAGTTAAACGTGGATGGTGTCTccttgaagaaaaaacaaatgtgGACTCTGGAGCAGGATGAGGGAAGTCAAATTTGCTACTTTCGAAGTCACCTTAACAGATATCTTTCTGCCGATCCCAAAGGCAATGTGAAGTGCGAGGAAGAAGAGCGAGGTGAGGAAACCAAATTCACGGTCGAGACACAATTCAGTGGGAAGTGGGCCATAAAGAGCGTGTATGGGGCGTACTTCGGCGGAACGAATGACCAGCTAAAATGCATTGCGAAGCCAGCCGGCACAGAGCTGTGGTGCATTCAGTTGGCAATGCATCCTCAAGTAAACTTGAAAAGCTCTCGAAGAACTCGATTCGCCCATCTTAACACGAAGACGGAAACCCTCGAAGCCACCGAGATAATTCCTTGGGGTGCAGACGCTATGATCACTCTAGAATTCGATGAAACTCAAGGAAAATATGCGATAGTGGCGAGCAATGGAAAGTATTTAAGCAACGATGGTTCTCTCCACGAGGAGGCCGGAAAAAAGAGTCTCTTCACCATTGAATTCCATGAGGGGGAGTTGGCTTTCAGGACCGACAAGGGCACTTATCTTACGGCCGTGGGAACAGGCAAGATTCAGGCTGGTAAAAACACTGCTGTTGGAAGAGACGAGCTGTTCACAATTCAAGATAGCCCACCGCAAGTTTCATTCATTGGACCGAAGGCTGGTCGGCGCCTCTCTATTCATCAAG GCATGGACGTTGGCCTGGAACGTCATGGTGAACTCACAGACACTGAAATCTTCCAGCTGGAGTTTGACAAAACAAATAACAAAGTGGCACTACTTGGTAGTAAGGGGTTGTATTGGGCCTTGGGTGACAAAGGTGTGACAGCCTCAGTTAAGGAACCTGGAGCCAACTCATGGTTTGAGCTTGAATGGCATGGTAAGCAAGTTGTGTTTAAGGCACACACTGGCAACTATATCACAGGCAAGGATAATGGTCAGCTCATTGAGGGCAGTGACACCATTGATGAGGAGAAGGCGTATCACATCCCGGAGGTTGTCAACAGGCCAATGTTGGTGCTTCGTGGTGAACATGGCTTTGTTGGTGTCAAACCAGGGACAAACAGAATTGAGAGTTACCGCTCAAAATATGATGTTTTTCTTGTGACATGCAGTGAGGGCAAGTACAAAATAAGTACTGCTGCAGGAAAGTTCTGGAGCACAGATGATGGAAACAACATTGTGCTGTGTGATGATGAAAGTGGTGCTGGCGAGTACTCTATTGAACTTCCCAAGTACAACAGAATGGCAATAAAGGCAGAAAATGGTTCCTACATCCAAGGCCACCAGAATGGATCATTTGCAGCAACTGGAAAAGAGATTGGAAAAGCGAGCTTATGGGAATACTAG